Within Vicia villosa cultivar HV-30 ecotype Madison, WI linkage group LG1, Vvil1.0, whole genome shotgun sequence, the genomic segment ctcgtgcggcatgcccaaatagtgcatcatccactcaatggcctcgaccctctggatcctggagtggtccaacagccaccccctgatgggcaggtggagaagacactggacgtcatgcaaggtgatcgtcaactcccccaccggcaagtggaaagaagacgtctccttgtgccagcgctccacaaatgccccctgcatgccggtgctgatggtggtgtacccggtcatgcagagcccgctaagccctgaacctcgcacatggtcgttaaaccactgagctgctggtttaaacagaccgaaaatcttcctggagtggttcaccattttcaatggctctctctcctgttaaaaaaaaaaacaaataagcgagaaataaacggtaaaattataaaaatggtgacaaataaacggctaagttaaaaaaaatacctctccctcccagatccgccgagcgacgtgatcctggtagtgaatcagcagggaagtgtcaaaaggccctcccggatagttatccacctcctgctcctcctgctcctcctcctccccgactggagggtcaacatccggtatcacctcctcctcatcctcatcctcctcctctcgctggcgggaagaagatacccgagccagcctactcctagagcctgaagcagatgaactctccaccaagtcctgtggaacgcgcacacggcgtccccgaccccgtccctgggtcgacgccagctgcgccgccgcccgctcgcgtctagccgacgcagtctgggactccctgccctgtctgatgcgtgctggctggttgcctgacatattcctgtaaacaatcaaaatcgattaatatgcgagacaaatgaaaaaacaaaaaaa encodes:
- the LOC131643806 gene encoding protein MAIN-LIKE 1-like, giving the protein MVNHSRKIFGLFKPAAQWFNDHVRGSGLSGLCMTGYTTISTGMQGAFVERWHKETSSFHLPVGELTITLHDVQCLLHLPIRGWLLDHSRIQRVEAIEWMMHYLGMPHEVAHLECVSTSGCCRYREKWIRVATNIFIPSRERNTRKPNSE